Proteins from one Gossypium raimondii isolate GPD5lz chromosome 8, ASM2569854v1, whole genome shotgun sequence genomic window:
- the LOC105791115 gene encoding uncharacterized protein LOC105791115, with protein sequence MFMGIVATGDKAWAPSSGTLRSDFFEDVNHEIPEESEEENMRNDVLISNDVHISNDVQIDGNSQKRKNPETSSSHFKTGRKKSSKQIGGAARLSSQIEKLCNAADNMSQATSSLTPVMDPYGIPQAVKMLDSMSEEVPEASPLYFFALRLLLNKDK encoded by the coding sequence ATGTTCATGGGGATAGTTGCAACAGGTGATAAAGCATGGGCACCTTCTTCTGGTACACTCCGTAGTGATTTTTTTGAGGATGTTAACCACGAAATACCTGAAGAgagtgaagaagaaaatatgagaaatgatgttctcatttcaaatgatgttcacatttcaaatgatgttcaaattgatggaaacagtcaaaaaagaaaaaatcctGAGACGTCAAGTTCACATTTTAAAACTGGAAGAAAGAAATCCTCAAAGCAAATTGGAGGGGCTGCAAGATTGTCCagtcaaatagaaaaactatgCAATGCAGCTGACAATATGAGTCAAGCCACATCTAGTTTGACTCCTGTTATGGATCCATATGGTATTCCACAAGCAGTCAAAATGCTTGACAGCATGTCAGAAGAAGTTCCAGAAGCTAGTCCTCTATACTTTTTCGCACTTAGATTATTGCTCAATAAGGACAaatga
- the LOC105791114 gene encoding cucumisin-like: protein MEGGRYLLHCFLLALLTTKAASHLFQSNANANRKSYIVYMGDRLKDGASTALLHSSMIQDVFGSESKTVLYSYKKSFNGFMVDLTEEEAQKMADCPNQTPFRR from the exons ATGGAGGGAGGAAGATATCTACTTCATTGCTTTCTTTTAGCTCTTCTTACTACCAAAGCAGCATCTCATCTTTTTCAATCCAATGCCAATGCCAATCGAAAg AGCTATATTGTGTATATGGGTGACCGACTTAAAGATGGAGCTTCCACAGCTTTGCTTCATAGCAGCATGATACAAGATGTTTTTGGCAG TGAGTCGAAGACAGTGCTGTACAGCTACAAAAAGAGTTTTAATGGGTTCATGGTGGATTTGACTGAGGAAGAAGCACAAAAAATGGCCG ATTGTCCAAATCAAACCCCTTTTAGACGGTAG
- the LOC105791113 gene encoding V-type proton ATPase subunit c''1, with the protein MSRTSMVGDSSSWSTALVKISPYTFSAIGIAIAIGVSVLGAAWGIYITGSSLIGAAIKAPRITSKNLISVIFCEAVAIYGVIVAIILQTKLESVPSSQIYAPESLRAGYAIFASGIIVGFANLVCGLCVGIIGSSCALSDAQNSSLFVKILVIEIFGSALGLFGVIVGIIMSAQATWPAKSV; encoded by the exons ATGTCAAGAACGTCAATGGTAGGAGATTCAAGCTCCTGGTCCACCGCTCTCGTCAAGATTTCACCTTACACTTTCTCCGCCATCGGTATCGCAATCGCCATCGGTGTCTCCGTCCTCGGCGCTGCTTG GGGAATATACATAACTGGGAGTAGTTTAATCGGTGCTGCTATTAAAGCTCCTCGAATCACTTCCAAGAATCTAATTAG TGTAATCTTTTGTGAAGCTGTTGCTATATATGGTGTAATTGTTGCAATTATTTTACAAACAAAGTTAGAGAGTGTTCCATCATCACAGATATATGCGCCTGAGTCTCTTAGAGCAGGATATGCAATCTTTGCTTCGGGAATTATTGTTGGCTTTGCAAATCTTGTTTGCGG ATTATGCGTAGGAATAATTGGAAGCAGCTGTGCACTGTCTGATGCACAGAACTCGTCACTTTTTGTAAAGATTCTTGTGATTGAGATTTTTGGCAGTGCACTTGGATTATTTGGAGTGATTGTAGGTATAATCATGTCAGCTCAAGCAACATGGCCTGCAAAGTCGGTGTAA